The segment ATAACAATTGTTGTTATGGTGGGTAAATAAATTTTAGCAAAAGATGTTACGAGGTTTATAGCCGTTAGCCTTTGGCTTTTAGCCGTTGGCAAAATCCAGCTAATGGCTAATAGCCAATAGCCAATAGCATCTTTGATTATAGATATTTCCCGTACAACAACGATAAATAATTAACTTTGCACTATTAAAAACGATAAAATGAGCGGAAACGATTTCTTAAATAATCATTTCAACTTAACGTTTATAATGAACGTATTAAACGAAGGTGAAAACTTGGGTTCAAGAATTTTCCTGTTTTATACCGTACAATTATATTATTACGACAAAAAATACATAGAAATCTGGTATCATCAATATAATAGACGAATAGATAGGATAGTAAAACTAGACGAAGACGCCGTTTTAGATTTATATGAAATAAAACTACCCGAATTTTAAGCTAATAAACTTCTGCTTATTCCTTTTCGGCAAGCCATCTTTCAGCTTCAAGAGCAGCCATACAGCCTGTGGCAGCAGCGGTAATAGCTTGTCTGAAAACACGGTCTTGAACGTCGCCAGCTGCGTAAACACCTTCAATATTGGTGCGTGTGCTATCGGGTTTTGTGATAAGATATCCGGCTTCGTCTAAGTCAAGCTGACCTTTAAAAATATCAGTGTTAGGAACGTGACCAATGGCTACAAAAAATCCTTGAATATCAATTTCTCTTGTTTCGTTAGTTTTAACGTTTTTAATTCTAACGCCTGTAACTACGTTGCCATCGCCTAATATTTCGTCGGTAACGCTATTCCACAAAACTTCAATGTTCGGAGTTTTAAAAACTCTTTCTTGCATAGGTTTGCTTGCTCTAAACTCGTCGCGGCGTACTATCATGTAAACTTTTCTTCCCAATTTTGCCAAATAGGTAGCTTCTTCGCAGGCAGTATCGCCACCACCAACAACAGCAATATCGGCACCTCTGTAAAAGAAACCGTCGCAAGTAGCACAAGCCGAAACGCCATGTCCGTTATATTTTTTCTCCGATTCAATGCCTAAGCGACGTGCTGTGGCTCCCGTTGCTATTATTAAGCTTTCGGCTTTAATTTGCTTGCCGTCGTCGGTTACAACTTCAAAAGGATAGGTTTTTAGGTTTACTTCGTTAATTATTCCAAACCTGATATCTACATCAAAGCGTTTAGCCTGATTCATCATATTTTCCATCAAGGTATTACCGTCAATACCTTCGGGGAAGCCCGGAAAGTTTTCCACTTCGGTAGTTGTAGTGAGCTGTCCGCCCATTTGTAAACCGGTGTATAATACGGGTTTTAAGCCTGCTCTGGCTGTATATATAGCTGAAGTATATCCGGCAGGTCCCGAACCGATAATTAAGCATTTAATGAGTTCTGTCTTTTCCATAATAAAAAGTACTTAAGTTGATTAAAAAGTTATGTTAGTTATATTAGTAATTTAGTTATAATAGCTGTGTACAGTTAAGTAAAAAGGCATCTGTCCATCTGTTCAGATGCCTTTCTTTTAGTCGGAGTGGTCAGACTCGAACTGACGACCACTTGCACCCCATGCAAGTACGCTAGCCAACTGCGCCACACCCCGAATTGGTCTGCAAAGGTACAC is part of the Lentimicrobiaceae bacterium genome and harbors:
- the trxB gene encoding thioredoxin-disulfide reductase, whose protein sequence is MEKTELIKCLIIGSGPAGYTSAIYTARAGLKPVLYTGLQMGGQLTTTTEVENFPGFPEGIDGNTLMENMMNQAKRFDVDIRFGIINEVNLKTYPFEVVTDDGKQIKAESLIIATGATARRLGIESEKKYNGHGVSACATCDGFFYRGADIAVVGGGDTACEEATYLAKLGRKVYMIVRRDEFRASKPMQERVFKTPNIEVLWNSVTDEILGDGNVVTGVRIKNVKTNETREIDIQGFFVAIGHVPNTDIFKGQLDLDEAGYLITKPDSTRTNIEGVYAAGDVQDRVFRQAITAAATGCMAALEAERWLAEKE